The genomic DNA GCTTCACCGTGCGCCTGCCGGTGAGACGCGACATACGCGATCCAATTGCTGCGGAAACCGCTACTCAGGCAACGTTGCGGGTGGTCAAATCCGACACCGGCCACGGCGCCTGAATGCCCGTTTCCACACCCTGAGTCTTGTCGGGAATTACTGCTTGCATTCTGCCCGCCATCGCATTAGGGATACCCACCTTGCCACCCCAACGGGGCCAGGCATTGGCACCGGTAGCTCAGCTGGATAGAGCACCAGACTACGAATCTGGGGGCCGAGGGTTCGAATCCTTCCCGGTGCACCATTTCCCCATGTCCGACCCGGAGAGATAGGTACCATCTTTGATTGGTCCTTCAGGCTGGCTGCAGCCATCATTCGGGCACCCGATCAAACAAGGTTGTGACATTGACGACAATCATTGAGGAATAGCGCTCGGAGTGTGGGTTGCTTTTAACTTCCTCGTTAGTGTCAACAAAGCCAAGAAGGGACAATAGCCGTCTGGGATCATCGGACATATTGAGGATAGTGCCCTCATCTGCGTTAGAAGCGACATTGAGATAGACGTCTCGCGCACCTTCCTTGACTATCTGCCAGTGCTCAAGATCCTTGTTGGTCTCAAGCCAATCACCAAAGCCTATATCTTCTAGAAATACAGCCGGAACGCCCAAGCGAACCAGCTCTTCCAGAATAACGGCTTTGTAAAACTCATCCTCATCGTAGACACGACTGACACCAGTACCTGTGGCTTTGGGACCATCCGTGCGAAGAAAATCAAGCGCGGTCCAATGATGGAATTGCCGTATCATTTTAGAGAGTGCGGCATCGTCGCCATCAGGGACCAAAATGACGGGAAAATGTTTGACAGACATGAATAAGTGTTTGGAGATAATTACACCGATAGGGCAAGACATGATTTTTTACAGCCTGCTGGTTCACTCAATGTTTGGGATGCTCATAAACGGCATTCTGCTCGCCGGATCGACCGGCGATGTTGACGCTGGTCTTGGCAACGTTCAGTGTAATTTCCTGATTGTTTGGCCACCTCTGCTTGAGAGCATCTGGAGCGTGCTAGGCGGATTTATATCAACCCAATCCAACGCTGTGTCACCCCTACCAGAAACGTAGCACTGATAGAATTAGGCTTGCCGCGCCAAATGATTACCTAGTTCAATGTTTGCACCTGACGTCCTGATGACAATGAGAAGTTTACTTCAAGGATCTGACCCTCGCAATTGCAGCCTTCAAATATGGAGTTGCGATTCTAGGTTTTCTCAACAAAATTAATAGTCAAAAGCGTCAAAGAGAATTGATATGTCGAATGAGGAATCGTAGCCCGGCGCTTGAACACCTTCGAGACCAAACGTAAAAAAGTGCTTTCTCGCTGCGCGCCAGCCGCGAACTAAACTAGGAAAAACTACCTCTACGGCACTATCTGCACTATCTTCTTCACGCCAAGCAGATGGCGCAATCCAGTTTCCTAGAATTAGTTGTTGGTTTGATGGTGTTGGGCAATTGCGTCGATACCTGTCTCGTAAAATTCGCCTGCGTGCCACAGAAGCCCGCCGCACCATGTTTACTGTCCAGCCGTCGAGCGCCTTAAGAACAGATGGGTCTTCGATCAGACAGTAAAAGCCCATAAGACCGCGCATTTTCTTGAGCCGCCCGCCATGGTATAAAAATTCCTGAATATCTTGTTCTTTAAGCCCACCATAAAACCCCCTGCGAAGCTCATAGATCAGCCCTAACAAATCCCAATCGTAGCCGTGCCGCCTATTGGCTCTGCTCCGATCAAATCCGTGTTTCAGGGAATTTATCAAATAGATATTGGCCAGCCGAGAAACCTTTTGTTCAAGTTTTTTCTTGGTCTTTTCTGGTAGCGTAAGCCCAGCGTCTTTGAATCCGTAGCCCAAATAAGTGAAGTCGTTTATTGTGCGAATTTCATGCTGGTAGTCTGAAATTACAGAAATCCCCGGCGACTTTTTTCGATTGACGATTAGACCGCTTTCAGAGCAGTGGCGGTCGAAACATCGCTCAAGCCGCTGTGCGTCTTCATAACTTCCGCAGATTGCAACCACGTCATCCGCAAATCTGACAAACTTGCCAGCCTCGACAGATAGTTTTCGGTCAAGATCATGATTTGCAAGGTTGGCCAGTACCAAAGATGCTGAAGAACCTTGAGGCGTTCCCTTGACCTTGCGTTTAAACATCGAAGTCCTGTGTGCCTCTGCATCACCCAAGCGGTGATGAAGGAATGCTTCAAAGATATGTCGCTCATGAGGTGTAAGGCTAACCGTGGAGCGATCGGCAATTTTCTTTTTCAAGTAATTTGCTGGTATGTTGTCAAAGTACCTTTCAAAGTCAATTTGAACAGCAAATAGCTTACCATCTTTATCGAAGTCTCTTAGCGCCAAAATCGCATCAAACACGTTCTTGTCAGGATGATAGGCATACGAGTGTGGTGAGAGTCGCTTCTTATTTCTGTTTAATGTTCTTCGGAAAATTACGTTTGCTAGTGCTGCATCAGGAATTCCAAACGCGGTAATTTCCCGATTTGACCCATCTGGCTTAGGTATTAGAAATCTAAGCGCGGGCTCAGGATCGTATTCGTAGCGAAGGACTTTGTGCCAAATTGCTGTAGCAATAACATTTGCATTTCGTTTGCAATGTCGCGGATCAAAGTGCCGATGCAAAAACGTTCGAGATTTATTGGAAGGAAGCGCAGCTTCAACTCCCGTGCGGCGCTTGAACTTTTCGCGGTATTTCGCTTCTTTCTCAGCCTTGGTTCGTTCTTTTTGAAAGGCCTTTTTGCTCAAGCGTTTGATTTCTTGTCGTAATTCATTGCGCATAATATCTCATTCAAAAATCGGTGGGGCGCATAGAGTAAGGGGATACGGCGACTCAAGGTCCCCGATACCATCCAGTAAGTCTTTCGACCCACTGTCGCCAAATCAGTTTCCCAAAAAGGACGTCTTCAACCCCATAAGGGCCGGGTAGGTCGCGCCCCACCTAGGCTCCACGCCATCATCTATTAAAAGGCAAATTTGTTTGCGAGAGTCAACTTAGAACTGTGAAGGCATAGGACCTAACGCGGTTTAGATGAATTTCAGCTATTTCCGGTCAAAAGCTACAACTAGGTATCTGTAAGGCAGGCCTGCTTCTTGTTTACTATATCAAAATCCGACAGAGTTGATTTGATCCGCCATTCTTCAACCGCCAATATGTGAAGACTGACATGCTTATAGAATAAGCCTAACGCATTTCAAATTTCACCGATCGCAAAAACCGCAGAATTCTCCTCGTGGCGGGAATATTGTTAACCCGTCGCAATATTCAGAATGAAATCACTACCACAAACATGTTCCCACCATCATCCCCGCCGGTGCACCATTTCCCCAAATGTCCGACCCGGAATCGGTGACCCAAGTCACACTTCACCACCGGCAACTGCGCCCATGATTCCCGATGCACGTGCAACTGCGCCACTCTGGCAGCGTCCCCGGCTTGACGCCTGTTTTCTGGTGCGCGAGGATGATGCGGGCGTACCGGGTGCTGGAATTTGAGGGTTGTGTTGCGAATGAACCAGCGGCAATCGCCTCGGCCCGGAGGGATTGAGCCGTATGGAATACACAGGCACCGGGCGGGTCAAGACTGCACTCCTGCTGTTTGCCCTGACGGGGCTTCTGGCGGGAATTGCATTTTACTTCGCCGGCAATTCCAGTCTGGCCACCATTGCCTGGTTCGTCGGGGTGCTCCCTGTTCTTTTAGCTCTGCTGCTGGATATTCTGCACAGCCTGTGGCGAGGCGAGGTCGGGCTCGACATCGTCGCTGCCCTGTCGATGACGGCAGCTCTGTTATTTGACGAAACGCTGGCAGCGGCTGTTGTGGCCGTGATGTATTCCGGGGGAACCTTTCTTGAAAGTTTCGCCGAGGGCCGCGCGCGACGTGAGATGCACGCTCTGCTGTCACGCGTTCCGCGCGCCGCGACGCGGCACAAAAACGGCAGCCTCGAAGATGTGCCGCTTGATGCGATCAAACCGGGAGACCTGCTGCTGATCCGTCAGGGCGATGTCGTCCCGGTGGATGGGTTCGTCGTGTCACAGGCAGCTTTCCTCGATACTTCCGCCCTCACTGGTGAATCCCTGCCCACCCGCCTGTCGCAAGGGGCAACGGCGATGAGTGGCTCCACCAATGCGGGCGCACCTTTCGATCTGTCCGCGACGCACCTTGCGCAAGACAGCACCTATGCCGGGATTGTGCGTCTGGTGGAGGAAGCACAGCGCTCCAAGGCGCCAATGGCGCGGCTGGCGGATCGCTGGTCGCTGGGATTTCTGGCGCTCACTGTTACCATCGCCTTTGCGGCATGGTGGTTCACGGGCGACCCGATCCGCGCCGTCGCCGTGTTGGTGGTTGCAACGCCTTGCCCGCTGATTCTGGCCGTGCCGGTGGCGCTTGTTGCCGGCCTGTCGCGCGCCGCGCATTTCGGCGTCCTGATCAAGGGGGCGGCTCCTCTTGAGGCGATGGCGCGCATTCGAACACTGATCCTCGACAAGACCGGAACCCTCACCGACGGGCGCCCGCAAATTGTTTCGATCGACACATATGGCGGCAGGGACGAGGACGACATTCTGCGGCTCGCAGCAAGCCTCGATCAGGCGTCAAAACATCCGGTCGCGCAGGCTATCGTCGCCGCTGCGAAGCAGCGCGATCTTGTGCTGCCTGTGCCTTCGCAGGTTACAGAAATTGCGGGCGAGGGTGTGACCGGAAGGGTAGAGGGCCACATGGTCATTGTCGGCGGCGACACATTCGTGGCGCAACGTGTTGGCAGAATTTCGGGCGGCCCGTTGGCTCTCATGCAGGGCTCCGTCCTTGTCGCAGTGGCGCTGGACGGTGTTATGGCAGGGCATCTTGTGATGGCCGATCCGTTACGAAAAGGGGCAGGCGCGATGCTTGCCGGGCTGCGCCGCGAAGGGATTGCGCGCATCCTGCTTGCAACCGGCGATCGGGCCGAAGTTGCCGAGCGCGTCACAAAAGGCCTTGGCCTTGACGGGCTTCATGCCGGGCTGACGCCGGATCAGAAAGTCAGTCTTGTCCTGGCTGAGCGGAACAACGGCCCCGTGATGATGGTCGGGGATGGCGTCAACGACGCGCCGGCACTGGCGGCGGCGGATGTCGGCGTGGCCATGGGTGCCCGCGGTGCGGCGGCTTCTGCGGAAGCGGCGGACGTAGTGCTTCTGGTCGACCGGATTGACCGGCTCGGACCGGGAATCGAGATCGCCCGCCGCTCGCGGCGCATAGCTGTCGAAAGCGTTGTCGCCGGGATCGGATTATCTGTGGCCGGCATGATCGCGGCGGCTTTCGGATACCTGACGCCAGTTGAAGGAGCGCTGCTTCAGGAGGTGATCGACGTCGCCGTCATCCTCAATGCGCTGCGCGCTCTGCGCATTACACCCCGTGATCCCATGGCTTTGCGGGCCGCATAACGTCAATTGAGTGGATATACGACATGAGTGGTCTCATGCGCTCCGAAATCCATATGCTCTGGAAGAGAGCTGCAGAAAACCCGCTATAGTTGGAGCATCAGGTCCTTGATGTTAGGAAGCGCTCTAAGGCAGCGTGAAAACAGGGCAAAAAAAAGCCCCGGCATAACCGGGGCTTTATAAGACGTCGCTACGGGACTTAGTTGAAGTGCCAGCTTGCACCTACTCGTGCCGCCCATGTATTCTGAATTCCGGCTTCACCGGTTGCACCATTGCCACCTTGCTGCTGGTCGAACCAGTAATGCATACCTTCGGCACGCAGACTGACCTTTTCAGTTGCCATCCACTCAATTCCAAGTCCTGCAACCGGCCCGGCAATTATTTCGGCTTTTTTGTTGATCTGAATAATCGAGCCGCCGGAACCAGTTGAACTGGCAAAGGCAATACCGCCCGTTGCATAGATCAGGCTGCGGTCCAGTGTCATTCCCAGGCGTCCGCGCAGGGATGCAATACCTGACAATTGTCCGGATACCAGATCGGAGACATCCGAGGTGGTAATACCGCCAACCCATGGGTTCACACCGACATCGGCTTCAACCCCGGCAATCACCATATCAGCAACCTGCCAGTTGTACCCGGCATGACCGCCGATCAGGAACCCGGCGAACTGACCAGATCCCTCGTCCGATGAATCTCCGCTGAGGTCAGATGTACCGTCGTAAAGGGCTCCGCCATAGCCGGTGAAACCGCCGACATAGGCACCGCTGAAATCTGCATCAAATGGTTCTGCGTCATCGCTGGAGCCTGGATTGAAGTAATAACTCGCTCCGACACGCGCCAGCCAGGTGTCCTGAATACCGCCATAGCCAGAGCCTTGATTTCCGCCCTGTTTCTGGTCAAACCAGTAATACAGACCTTCCGCCCGCAGGCTGACCTTGTCCGACACCATCCACTCAAGTCCGGCACCGGCCACGGCACCAGTCACGATTTCGGCTTTCCTGTTATACTCCATCGTGATCCCGCCCGAGGCGTTGGAGCTGGCAAAGGCGACACCGCCGGTTGCATAGATCAGTGTCCGGTCAATCTGATAGCCAAGACGTGCCCGCAGTGAAGCGATGCCACTCAGATGCCCACCAACAAATGACGAACTGCCGGCGCTATTTGGCATGGAGACATTCCATGGCGCGACAGTGATGTCGCCTTCAATGCCGAGCACCAGATTTGAAGCCGTTTTCCAGTTGTAACCGGCCTGGGCGCCAACCAGAAAGCCTTCATTCTTGACAGTGAATTCGGTGCCGCTGTCATCGGGATCACCTTTATAGTCGGCACTGCCATAGCCGGTGTGTCCACCAACATAGAAACCGGAAAAGGCGTTTCCTGCCAGCGCGCCATACATATCGTCAACTGGACGCGAGCCGTTGAAATACCAGCTGGCTCCGACCCGCGCCACCCAGGTGTCCTGAATGCCACCAAAGCCGCTTTCGCCGGGGGCGCTGTCCTTCTGGTCGAACCAGTAATACAGGCCTTCCGCCCGCAATGCGACAGAAGGTGACAGCAGCCATTCAACACCGGCACCGACAACCGCCCCAGTGACGATCTCGGCTCTACGGTTGTGCTGGATTGTTGCGCCGGCTCCAGCATTGGAACTGGCAAAGGCAACACCGCCCGTGGCGTAGATCAGAGTTTCGTCAAGCACATAGCCAAGCCGCGCGCGCAGCGAGGCCATTCCCGACAGATGTCCGAAGACCGAGTTTGTAGAATCTTCTGAATAGGCCGCATTCCAGGGCGCAACAGTGATGTCGCCTTCAATACCCAGAAGCACGTTCTGCATGACTTCCCAATTGTAACCCGCCTGCATGCCGAACAAGGCACCACGATTTTTCATGCCGTTATAGGGATCGCCGTCATCTTCCCAGGAGCCTTCGTAATCCGCACTGCCATACCCGGTATGAGCGCCGATATAAAAGCCGGTGAACGGCGTGCCGGCGGCAACCGGAATGCTGATCGGATCAGCAGCTTCCGCCACAACCATTGAAGCAACCAGCAGTAGCGCTGCAGGTGCCACACTGCACATCAGTTTTCTATGAATTCTCAATTTAAAGCCCCTTTAAAAATCAATATGTCTTCCTGCTGATCCCGACGGGCTCTCTTGATGGTCAAACACAAGGCTTGATGGTCACATACAAAGCACCACGCCGCGGGAATCGCGCGAGTGGAATCATCTGATTAGGGGCAGGTTTTCGCGGCGTGTAAACCTGCAGGCGAATTTCAGCGTGCAAAATGGCATCCGGCGTGTACTTTTTCGGGAACTGTGGCGAAAATGTGACAGAATTCGGGCGGCGATCCCCATCGCAACATCTATGGTGCAACAGTCCACAGCATCGTTCAGAGCCGGACTGCAGCTCGAAAGCGGCAGGAGAATTGACTTGTCAGCGGCGCTGCGAATAGTTTGTCGGCGAAACCGCAACCAGCAGCATCTGGCCAGCCTTCAGCCCGGTCTGCGGGCCGGGCAGGGAAGTGTTGCTCAACTGCCGAGGCCTCGGGTGTCCAAAAAACAATTCAAAACCGCAACACTGCCGGGTAATGAGAAAATCACACCGGTCAATCCGCTTCAGGATGCTTTCATCAGACTGGAACAGTCGGAACGGCTGCGCCAGGCCGGCAAGTTCCAGCAGGCGCAGAAAACCTGCTTGGCGCTACTCAAGGAACACCCCAATTATATGGCAGCGCTGCACACGCTTGGCCTGATCTATGCCGGCATGTCGAATTATGAGCAGGCGCTCAATTGTCTGGTGCGCGCGGCGATGCAGAACCCCCGCAGCATAGCCACCCTGACAGCGCTGAGCGGCGTCTATCTGGAACTCGATGCGCCCGAAACCGCGGCCTATACGCTGGAGCAGGCCAGAGCGATTGATCCGAAGGACGTCAATGTCCTGGTCACGCTGGGCGAGATTTATCGCGCTGAAATGGAATATGAGCAGGCCAAACTGGTGTTTGCCGAAGCCCGGGCCCTCCAGCCGGATCTGGTTCCCGCTTCTGCCGGCTATGCCTGGGCCTGTTCTTCGCTGGGAGAAAACGAAGAGGCGGTTGCCGTTTTCGAGAAATTGCTCAGCGGCGGCTACAAACGCTTTGAACCGCTTTCTGCTCTCGCTGCCCTGCCAGCGCCACTGCTTCATGTTGATCTGCTGGATGAAATGGACGCCTATTTGAAGGGGCCGGATCAATCGGATTCCGACCCGACCATGATTGCCTTCATACGCGCCGCCGCGTTGGACAAGGATGAGCGCTATCAGGAAGCCTGGGACGCCATGGTTCCGGCCAATAAAGCAGTACTCAAAACTGTCAAAGAGCAGGCCGAACGCATTCGCGAACGCCAGAACAGGACCCTCGATCTGCTGCGGGCAAACCCGGTAAAACCGGCCAGCGATACAGCCGGTGATGCAGCCGGTGACAATACCCCCACCACTTTGTTTATCCTCGGTCCGTCCCGTTCCGGGAAGACCTCAATGGAAGCTCTGGTTGCCAGCCTGGATGGCGTCAAACGCGGCTATGAAAATCGCTTTGTCGATACCGCAATACGCCAGACCTTTCAGGGTGCGGGCCTGCTCACCAACCGCTATTTTGAAGTGCTGCCGCCACAGCTTTATCCGCAATGCCGAACAATCTATCTTGAAGAACTGCACCACCGCGCCGGCGGCGCCAAAGTTTTCACTAACACCCATCCCTCGCGGATGAGTGACGCCGCGCTGATGTCGATCGTTTTTCCCAAGACAAAATTCCTGTTTATCAAGCGCGATCCGGAAGATGTCGCGCTGCGCATTTTCATGCGCCATTACCAGAGCGACAACAGCTATGCCTATGACATGGATATGGTCCGCGAACACATCGACTGGTACCACGAGATGATGGATCTGATGGTCGAGAAGAACCCGGATCATGCCCGCATCGTTCACTATGAAGATATGGTCACTGATCCGGCGCGTGCGCTGAAAGTTGCCGCTGATTTGTGCGGCATTGCAATGCCCGAAGGAGCCGTTCCGGCGGTGGGAGATGATCGCGGCTGCGCCAAGCCTTACAAGGACATGATCGCTTCACTCTGAGACATTGAACGAGTGCGGAAACGGCACCGCGCTGGTGCCGTTTCCGCAGGCCTCCCGGACGAAGCCCGCAGCAGCGGCGCACTCCACTCGTGAAGAGCCGTTATCGCCGCCGCGCCCTATAATCAGACTTCCTTGTCCGGCCATGACCGGTCCCGTCGCGCCCGTCATTTCGGGCCGGGCCGGGCTTTTTCTATCGCATCGAATGCCAGCATTGACGTCATTTCGAAAACTCCCGGCTCTCGGCCTGCAGAAAAAACCGCACCATTTCAGCCGAGGCATCGGGCCCGACAGGATCGGTGAAGGAACCTGTTGCGGAGCCGCCGGACCAGGCATGGCCGCTGCCCTCGATCATCCACAATTCGCGCGCCGACACCTGCTTTGAAGATGCGACGATTGTACGGTGGTAGCGCCGTCCTCCAGCGGAAATGCCACTCTCGGCTGACGCGGCGGACGCATCGTCAGAGGCACCAAAAACACGGTCTGCATTTGAGGGATGCACGGTTCCATCGCCGCTGCCATGAAATACAATCCTTGGCGTCCGGCCTGTATCACTCCAGCTCTGATCGGCTGGCGAACCGGACGCAAATGTCATGTCGCCGCGCATCGCTGCAAAGGCCGATGGCACATCATGGGCCGCACCATGCGCCAGTCCGGAATGGACGCCGATCGCGCAATAGACATCCGGATAAACGGCACCAAGGGTTGCGGCCATGGCACCACCGGCAGAAAGGCCGGCGGTGAAAGCCCGCCCGCGCTTCACCTTGAATTCTTCTTCTATCTGCCGGGTGAGAGCGGCCAGGAGCGAAGGTTCGCCTGCGCCACGGCGCTGATCCTGCGGCCGGAACCAGTTCCAGCATACAGACGGGTTCTCTGCCCGGTTCTGTTCGGGATACAGTATGATGAGATTGTGCTGTTCAGCCAGCTGGTTCATGCCGGTGCCGCAGGCAAAATCATCTGCCGTCTGGGTGCAGCCGTGAAGCATCAGCAACAGACCTTCTGCCGGTTGCGAAAGCCCGCCCGGCACGTAAATGCGATAATCGCGAGCACCCTCACTACAGGAGAAATGCCGCTGCTCATAGCGCGCGCCATCGGCAATCCGGGGCAGGATGGTGGTTTTCCGCGCCGCCGGTACAGTGAAGTCGGGCCGACTGTGGCGCAAGCCATGAAGGACAGATTTCAACGATTGGCGAGGTGTGCCGTTCGGGGTGCCAACGCGCCGGAGCCGGTTGCCGGACGTATCAAACTTCGACGTGGCTGCAGCGCCGGTTTCGCCGCTTGGCCTGGCGGCACCGGAGGCGTTGCTTCCGATCAGCAGGGTCTGTGGCGTTTTATCAGCCCACGTGCCGGG from Pararhizobium sp. IMCC3301 includes the following:
- a CDS encoding outer membrane protein, with the protein product MRIHRKLMCSVAPAALLLVASMVVAEAADPISIPVAAGTPFTGFYIGAHTGYGSADYEGSWEDDGDPYNGMKNRGALFGMQAGYNWEVMQNVLLGIEGDITVAPWNAAYSEDSTNSVFGHLSGMASLRARLGYVLDETLIYATGGVAFASSNAGAGATIQHNRRAEIVTGAVVGAGVEWLLSPSVALRAEGLYYWFDQKDSAPGESGFGGIQDTWVARVGASWYFNGSRPVDDMYGALAGNAFSGFYVGGHTGYGSADYKGDPDDSGTEFTVKNEGFLVGAQAGYNWKTASNLVLGIEGDITVAPWNVSMPNSAGSSSFVGGHLSGIASLRARLGYQIDRTLIYATGGVAFASSNASGGITMEYNRKAEIVTGAVAGAGLEWMVSDKVSLRAEGLYYWFDQKQGGNQGSGYGGIQDTWLARVGASYYFNPGSSDDAEPFDADFSGAYVGGFTGYGGALYDGTSDLSGDSSDEGSGQFAGFLIGGHAGYNWQVADMVIAGVEADVGVNPWVGGITTSDVSDLVSGQLSGIASLRGRLGMTLDRSLIYATGGIAFASSTGSGGSIIQINKKAEIIAGPVAGLGIEWMATEKVSLRAEGMHYWFDQQQGGNGATGEAGIQNTWAARVGASWHFN
- a CDS encoding heavy metal translocating P-type ATPase, which codes for MEYTGTGRVKTALLLFALTGLLAGIAFYFAGNSSLATIAWFVGVLPVLLALLLDILHSLWRGEVGLDIVAALSMTAALLFDETLAAAVVAVMYSGGTFLESFAEGRARREMHALLSRVPRAATRHKNGSLEDVPLDAIKPGDLLLIRQGDVVPVDGFVVSQAAFLDTSALTGESLPTRLSQGATAMSGSTNAGAPFDLSATHLAQDSTYAGIVRLVEEAQRSKAPMARLADRWSLGFLALTVTIAFAAWWFTGDPIRAVAVLVVATPCPLILAVPVALVAGLSRAAHFGVLIKGAAPLEAMARIRTLILDKTGTLTDGRPQIVSIDTYGGRDEDDILRLAASLDQASKHPVAQAIVAAAKQRDLVLPVPSQVTEIAGEGVTGRVEGHMVIVGGDTFVAQRVGRISGGPLALMQGSVLVAVALDGVMAGHLVMADPLRKGAGAMLAGLRREGIARILLATGDRAEVAERVTKGLGLDGLHAGLTPDQKVSLVLAERNNGPVMMVGDGVNDAPALAAADVGVAMGARGAAASAEAADVVLLVDRIDRLGPGIEIARRSRRIAVESVVAGIGLSVAGMIAAAFGYLTPVEGALLQEVIDVAVILNALRALRITPRDPMALRAA
- a CDS encoding PHB depolymerase family esterase; amino-acid sequence: MTFKFPTAMRQALRETCAGDVATATSTIQAALAAHSENTRPGTWADKTPQTLLIGSNASGAARPSGETGAAATSKFDTSGNRLRRVGTPNGTPRQSLKSVLHGLRHSRPDFTVPAARKTTILPRIADGARYEQRHFSCSEGARDYRIYVPGGLSQPAEGLLLMLHGCTQTADDFACGTGMNQLAEQHNLIILYPEQNRAENPSVCWNWFRPQDQRRGAGEPSLLAALTRQIEEEFKVKRGRAFTAGLSAGGAMAATLGAVYPDVYCAIGVHSGLAHGAAHDVPSAFAAMRGDMTFASGSPADQSWSDTGRTPRIVFHGSGDGTVHPSNADRVFGASDDASAASAESGISAGGRRYHRTIVASSKQVSARELWMIEGSGHAWSGGSATGSFTDPVGPDASAEMVRFFLQAESREFSK
- a CDS encoding tetratricopeptide repeat-containing sulfotransferase family protein, with product MSKKQFKTATLPGNEKITPVNPLQDAFIRLEQSERLRQAGKFQQAQKTCLALLKEHPNYMAALHTLGLIYAGMSNYEQALNCLVRAAMQNPRSIATLTALSGVYLELDAPETAAYTLEQARAIDPKDVNVLVTLGEIYRAEMEYEQAKLVFAEARALQPDLVPASAGYAWACSSLGENEEAVAVFEKLLSGGYKRFEPLSALAALPAPLLHVDLLDEMDAYLKGPDQSDSDPTMIAFIRAAALDKDERYQEAWDAMVPANKAVLKTVKEQAERIRERQNRTLDLLRANPVKPASDTAGDAAGDNTPTTLFILGPSRSGKTSMEALVASLDGVKRGYENRFVDTAIRQTFQGAGLLTNRYFEVLPPQLYPQCRTIYLEELHHRAGGAKVFTNTHPSRMSDAALMSIVFPKTKFLFIKRDPEDVALRIFMRHYQSDNSYAYDMDMVREHIDWYHEMMDLMVEKNPDHARIVHYEDMVTDPARALKVAADLCGIAMPEGAVPAVGDDRGCAKPYKDMIASL
- a CDS encoding reverse transcriptase domain-containing protein translates to MRNELRQEIKRLSKKAFQKERTKAEKEAKYREKFKRRTGVEAALPSNKSRTFLHRHFDPRHCKRNANVIATAIWHKVLRYEYDPEPALRFLIPKPDGSNREITAFGIPDAALANVIFRRTLNRNKKRLSPHSYAYHPDKNVFDAILALRDFDKDGKLFAVQIDFERYFDNIPANYLKKKIADRSTVSLTPHERHIFEAFLHHRLGDAEAHRTSMFKRKVKGTPQGSSASLVLANLANHDLDRKLSVEAGKFVRFADDVVAICGSYEDAQRLERCFDRHCSESGLIVNRKKSPGISVISDYQHEIRTINDFTYLGYGFKDAGLTLPEKTKKKLEQKVSRLANIYLINSLKHGFDRSRANRRHGYDWDLLGLIYELRRGFYGGLKEQDIQEFLYHGGRLKKMRGLMGFYCLIEDPSVLKALDGWTVNMVRRASVARRRILRDRYRRNCPTPSNQQLILGNWIAPSAWREEDSADSAVEVVFPSLVRGWRAARKHFFTFGLEGVQAPGYDSSFDISILFDAFDY